One stretch of Muribaculum intestinale DNA includes these proteins:
- a CDS encoding helix-turn-helix domain-containing protein codes for MEQNEELQRAWEFAEHTHTSIFLTGKAGTGKTTFLRNLQQHSSKSIVVVAPTGAAAINAGGVTIHSFFQLPLSPYIPGIEIRDKFSFSRDKLRIIRMLDLLVIDEISMVRSDLLDAIDNALRKYRRDSRPFGGVQLMMIGDLQQLSPIMTPQDEELLAPHYPTPYFFSSRALQQIDYVTIELTKVYRQQNLTFINLLNHIRTGNLGREDIGILNSRYIPEFIAPQGSGYIRLTTHNSFADRYNNDCLSRIASPSVTYHAEVKGTFPETSFPTASELTLKAGAQVMFVRNDPSPARLYYNGKIGHIVNLQKDKITVACGDEAIEVSTAEWQNTRYRVDDTTGELTEDIQGTFTQFPIRLAWSITIHKSQGLTFEHAIIDAGSSFAPGQVYVALSRCKSLEGMVLATPITPEAIMTDTRVSEYVSRQQDEAARSIERLPMIKEAYFRMLVTELFSLGAIWQCEERLARFVGEHCRRTYPQIVTIHRELVTDLRTQVLEVADKWLPVLRRMSDADLHSDATLDRVKRSATYFHDTLLKLFEPMFERITDVSISNKTTASRFKELVTDLFQTTKARLLLLDAIAREGFTIPGYLNNKQRAIAEATRDKSKKITRRKPTAKSTKTSDSSTSYPTVNQPAEPVEKMPKVVKVKKEKPPKEPKEASWIESFRMFGDGLTPTAIAERRGLAESTIWTHLTKAMQEGKLDIHDLLDDSTIDSITKAVENFDGVPTLTEIRERLRNKVSFNEIRIVLTHLNP; via the coding sequence ATGGAACAGAACGAGGAACTGCAACGGGCATGGGAATTTGCCGAGCATACCCACACAAGCATTTTTCTTACAGGTAAGGCTGGAACGGGCAAAACCACATTCCTGCGCAATCTGCAACAGCATAGTTCCAAATCAATTGTAGTTGTCGCGCCTACAGGTGCGGCGGCCATCAATGCAGGCGGCGTTACAATACACTCGTTTTTCCAACTCCCGCTTTCTCCATATATTCCCGGAATAGAGATACGCGACAAGTTCAGTTTCTCCCGCGACAAGCTGCGCATAATCCGCATGCTCGACCTGCTGGTCATCGATGAGATATCAATGGTGCGTAGCGACCTGCTCGACGCCATCGACAACGCTCTGCGCAAATACCGCCGCGACAGTCGCCCGTTTGGCGGCGTACAGCTTATGATGATAGGCGACCTCCAGCAACTTTCTCCAATCATGACTCCGCAGGACGAGGAGTTGCTGGCTCCGCATTACCCCACCCCCTACTTTTTCAGCAGCCGTGCACTGCAACAGATTGATTACGTCACCATCGAGCTCACAAAAGTATACCGACAGCAGAACCTCACATTTATCAATCTGCTCAATCACATACGTACCGGAAATCTCGGACGTGAAGACATCGGTATTCTCAACTCGCGATACATCCCGGAATTCATCGCGCCACAGGGTTCTGGATATATACGCCTCACAACACACAATTCCTTTGCCGACCGCTATAACAATGATTGTCTCTCGCGCATTGCCTCACCGTCGGTGACATACCATGCCGAGGTAAAAGGCACATTCCCCGAGACATCATTTCCGACAGCATCAGAACTCACGCTGAAGGCCGGTGCCCAGGTGATGTTTGTACGTAATGACCCGTCACCCGCACGCCTGTATTACAACGGTAAGATAGGACATATCGTAAATCTGCAGAAAGACAAGATAACGGTAGCTTGCGGCGATGAAGCCATCGAGGTCTCCACTGCCGAATGGCAGAACACACGCTATCGTGTAGACGATACCACCGGTGAGCTTACCGAAGATATACAAGGCACGTTCACACAGTTCCCCATACGACTTGCATGGTCAATCACCATACATAAGAGCCAGGGGCTTACATTCGAGCATGCGATAATCGACGCAGGGTCGTCGTTTGCTCCGGGACAGGTGTATGTAGCTCTAAGCCGGTGCAAATCGCTTGAAGGGATGGTACTCGCTACCCCTATCACACCGGAAGCCATAATGACCGACACCAGAGTGTCGGAGTATGTCAGCCGGCAGCAGGACGAAGCGGCGCGAAGCATCGAGCGGCTGCCGATGATAAAGGAAGCATACTTCCGCATGCTTGTGACCGAACTGTTCTCGCTCGGCGCCATATGGCAATGTGAGGAGCGCCTTGCACGGTTTGTCGGAGAGCATTGCCGGCGCACGTATCCACAAATCGTGACAATACACCGCGAACTGGTCACCGACCTGCGCACACAAGTGCTTGAAGTCGCCGACAAATGGCTCCCGGTACTGCGGCGCATGAGCGACGCCGACCTACACTCCGACGCGACTCTCGATAGGGTAAAACGCAGCGCGACATATTTCCACGACACTCTGCTCAAACTGTTCGAACCTATGTTTGAACGCATCACCGATGTGTCAATCAGCAACAAGACTACGGCATCGCGATTCAAAGAACTCGTGACCGACCTCTTTCAGACCACCAAAGCGCGGTTGCTCCTGCTCGACGCAATCGCCCGCGAGGGATTCACAATACCGGGCTATCTCAACAATAAGCAGAGAGCCATTGCCGAGGCCACACGCGACAAGTCGAAGAAAATCACACGCCGTAAGCCCACGGCAAAGAGCACCAAAACGTCAGACTCATCGACATCGTACCCTACTGTCAATCAGCCGGCAGAACCGGTTGAGAAGATGCCCAAGGTGGTGAAAGTGAAGAAAGAGAAGCCCCCAAAAGAGCCTAAGGAAGCGTCGTGGATAGAAAGTTTCCGTATGTTCGGCGACGGACTCACCCCGACTGCAATAGCCGAACGCCGCGGCCTGGCGGAGTCTACAATATGGACTCACCTTACCAAGGCTATGCAGGAAGGAAAACTTGATATCCACGACCTGCTTGACGACAGCACCATCGACAGCATAACCAAAGCCGTTGAAAATTTCGATGGCGTGCCGACACTTACCGAAATCAGGGAAAGGCTACGCAACAAAGTGTCATTCAACGAAATACGCATCGTGCTGACTCATCTCAATCCGTAA
- a CDS encoding right-handed parallel beta-helix repeat-containing protein — MDIIKRKIRRAIVSITMLPCFVVCAGAESRDTVRVADFGAVADSYVNAVEAIQRAIDACREKPGAVLSFAPGRYDIWPEGAVRKEIYISNTSSEVECPSKIKTIGLHMYGLDGITVEGNGATLMMHGSITPIAVDSCVDVTLSDFAVDFERPGGSELTYTRVAPGKIIVGTHRDTRYDIRGRRLRLIGEGWCTEIPHCIKYTPSDRHFQYSHDWGVLSGCDVEELSPGSLQFDVPEDFRPEEGATLTIRDIIRREVGMLNIHSRNTRLENLDIRYMHGLGIVSQYSTDVTLRNVNCMPDSESGRILASSADFVHFSGCRGHIDIVDCNFAGAQDDVINVHGTNLQVTSVNGEHGLTARFMHHQSYGFRAFHVGDTVAFVNPATMRRDAIAVVSGVRMDKENPREIGLTFDAPLPAGCISPGTTCVENLTWTPSLHVSGCTMTRISTRGILATTPRRIVIENNRFERIAGTAILIESDARDWYESGPVCDMTVRNNLFVDCGYNNSMNGATIALNSSNTEVSYDNIVHSGVAITDNRIEISGERPVVYAKSTGNLKFSGNTVAGTDTPLFILRGCADVVISGNVMGTPRVENTDCRNVKVSGNIRD; from the coding sequence ATGGATATTATAAAGAGAAAAATAAGAAGAGCCATCGTGTCGATTACAATGTTGCCGTGTTTCGTCGTATGTGCCGGTGCTGAGTCTCGCGATACGGTCCGCGTGGCCGATTTCGGTGCGGTGGCCGATTCGTATGTAAACGCGGTGGAGGCTATCCAAAGAGCGATTGATGCATGCAGGGAGAAGCCCGGGGCAGTCCTGTCGTTTGCTCCCGGACGTTACGATATATGGCCTGAGGGAGCTGTGCGTAAAGAGATATACATCTCCAATACCTCGTCGGAGGTAGAATGCCCGTCGAAGATTAAGACCATAGGACTACATATGTATGGCCTGGATGGAATCACTGTAGAGGGGAATGGCGCTACTTTGATGATGCATGGCTCTATTACCCCTATTGCAGTGGATTCATGTGTGGATGTCACATTGTCGGATTTCGCAGTGGATTTTGAAAGGCCGGGTGGTTCCGAACTGACCTACACCCGTGTGGCACCCGGAAAAATCATTGTAGGCACTCACCGCGACACGAGGTATGATATAAGAGGCCGACGTCTGCGGCTGATTGGCGAAGGGTGGTGTACGGAGATACCCCACTGTATTAAGTATACACCTTCGGACCGTCATTTTCAGTATTCGCATGACTGGGGCGTGCTGTCGGGGTGTGATGTCGAGGAGCTATCGCCGGGTAGTCTTCAATTTGACGTTCCCGAGGATTTCCGTCCTGAGGAAGGCGCCACGCTCACCATACGTGATATAATCCGCCGGGAGGTGGGCATGCTGAATATACACAGCCGCAATACCCGACTGGAGAATCTTGATATACGATATATGCACGGGCTCGGTATCGTGAGCCAGTACAGTACTGATGTCACGCTCAGAAATGTAAACTGCATGCCCGATTCGGAGTCGGGACGAATACTCGCCTCTTCTGCCGATTTTGTCCACTTCTCGGGATGTCGCGGGCATATAGATATTGTCGACTGCAACTTTGCGGGAGCTCAGGATGACGTAATCAATGTGCACGGAACCAATCTGCAGGTGACGTCGGTAAACGGAGAGCATGGCCTTACCGCTCGCTTCATGCATCATCAGAGCTATGGTTTCAGAGCGTTTCATGTCGGTGATACCGTGGCATTTGTCAATCCGGCTACAATGAGGCGCGATGCCATTGCCGTAGTTTCAGGTGTGAGAATGGATAAGGAAAATCCTCGGGAAATCGGACTGACGTTTGATGCTCCGCTTCCGGCAGGATGCATATCGCCTGGTACGACCTGTGTCGAGAATCTTACATGGACACCTTCGCTCCATGTGAGCGGATGCACGATGACGAGAATCAGTACACGTGGCATTCTGGCTACCACTCCACGTCGGATTGTGATAGAGAACAATCGTTTCGAGAGGATTGCCGGTACTGCAATCCTTATCGAATCAGATGCCCGCGACTGGTATGAGTCGGGGCCCGTCTGTGACATGACTGTACGCAACAATTTGTTTGTCGATTGCGGGTACAATAATAGTATGAATGGCGCCACGATTGCCCTGAATTCATCGAATACAGAGGTCAGCTATGATAATATAGTGCATTCGGGGGTTGCGATTACGGACAACCGGATAGAAATATCAGGCGAGAGGCCCGTAGTATATGCCAAGTCGACAGGTAATCTGAAATTCTCGGGCAATACGGTGGCAGGCACAGACACCCCGCTATTCATACTGCGCGGTTGTGCTGATGTTGTGATTTCCGGCAACGTGATGGGTACTCCTCGTGTCGAAAATACTGATTGCCGTAATGTGAAAGTTTCAGGTAATATTCGTGACTGA
- a CDS encoding DNA methylase, with translation MDNRQRSYIAIDLKSFYASVECVDRGLDPLDTNLVVADSSRTQKTICLAVSPRMKEYGLKGRPRLFEVVQRIREVNIARSRNAPGGKFTGRSYSAMELASHPEMAVDYVVAKPRMAEYLRKSAQIYKVYLRYISPEDIHVYSIDEVFIDVTSYLRSYGVTPHELALRIIRDVLATTGITATAGIGTNMYLCKVAMDIVAKKMAPDKDGVRIAELDEMSYRHMLWDHRPLTDFWRIGRGISRRLEQYGITTMGDVARCSIDNEELLYSMFGVNAELLIDHAWGWEPVTMDMVKAYRPENRSMGSGQVLSCAYTADKARVVALEMAETLSLELFRKGCVTDRIMLGVGYDASSLTDPDIAMRYHGRVSSDFYGRPVPYHTHVTANLSEYTSSTSMIVQAVSELFDGSVNHDLLVRRLTVTAMRVADEKTMHRSGSDTSQLELFVDYDKLQAERKEKEQKMKRERSLQQALLRIKDTYGKNAILRGLNYAEGATQRERNFQIGGHKA, from the coding sequence ATGGATAACAGACAGCGAAGTTATATAGCCATTGACCTGAAATCGTTTTATGCCTCGGTCGAGTGTGTCGACAGAGGGCTTGACCCGCTTGACACCAATCTCGTGGTAGCCGACTCTTCGCGCACGCAGAAGACAATATGTCTGGCGGTATCTCCGAGGATGAAAGAGTACGGGCTGAAGGGGCGTCCTCGTCTCTTTGAAGTCGTGCAGCGCATACGTGAAGTAAATATCGCGCGTAGCCGCAATGCTCCAGGTGGTAAATTTACCGGTAGATCATATTCGGCCATGGAGCTTGCGTCGCATCCGGAAATGGCTGTTGACTATGTGGTGGCAAAACCTCGTATGGCCGAGTATCTGCGCAAGAGCGCCCAGATATACAAGGTGTATCTGCGATACATCTCGCCGGAGGACATTCATGTCTATTCGATTGATGAGGTGTTTATCGATGTCACCTCGTATCTTCGCAGTTACGGTGTCACTCCCCACGAACTTGCTCTTAGGATTATACGCGACGTGCTGGCTACTACCGGCATCACTGCTACGGCGGGAATCGGCACGAATATGTACCTGTGTAAGGTGGCTATGGATATCGTGGCAAAAAAGATGGCTCCAGACAAGGATGGAGTTCGCATCGCCGAACTTGATGAGATGAGTTACCGGCATATGCTGTGGGACCATCGTCCGCTGACTGACTTCTGGCGTATAGGTCGCGGTATCTCGCGCCGTCTTGAACAATATGGAATAACAACGATGGGCGATGTGGCGAGATGCTCGATAGACAATGAGGAATTGCTCTATTCTATGTTCGGGGTGAATGCCGAGCTGCTGATTGACCATGCCTGGGGGTGGGAACCTGTGACGATGGATATGGTAAAGGCATATCGCCCGGAAAACCGCTCGATGGGAAGCGGCCAGGTATTGAGTTGTGCGTATACGGCAGATAAGGCTCGTGTAGTTGCGCTTGAGATGGCCGAGACTCTGTCGCTGGAACTTTTCCGCAAGGGATGCGTGACCGACAGGATTATGCTTGGGGTGGGCTATGATGCGTCATCGCTGACTGATCCGGATATTGCAATGCGGTACCACGGGCGAGTATCCTCTGATTTTTATGGACGCCCAGTGCCTTATCACACCCATGTTACAGCCAATCTGTCGGAGTATACGTCATCGACAAGCATGATTGTGCAGGCGGTGTCAGAGCTGTTTGACGGGTCGGTAAACCATGATTTGCTTGTGAGGCGCCTGACAGTCACCGCCATGCGTGTGGCTGATGAAAAGACAATGCATAGGTCCGGCTCAGATACGAGCCAGCTGGAATTGTTTGTGGACTATGACAAACTGCAGGCCGAGCGGAAAGAGAAGGAACAGAAGATGAAGCGTGAGCGCAGTCTGCAACAGGCGCTATTGAGAATCAAAGACACATATGGCAAAAACGCCATACTGCGTGGTCTCAATTATGCGGAGGGAGCAACTCAGCGTGAGCGTAATTTCCAGATAGGAGGACATAAGGCATGA
- the menB gene encoding 1,4-dihydroxy-2-naphthoyl-CoA synthase: MREWTTIKEYEDILFQQYGGIAKITINRPQVYNAFRPKTNEEMLDAMAICRERADIGVIVLTGAGDKAFCSGGDQKVKGIGGYIDDNGVPRLNVLDLHKAIRSIPKPVIAMVNGYAIGGGHVLHVVCDLTIASENARFGQTGPKVGSFDAGFGASYLARCVGQKKAREIWFLCRQYTAKEAEEMGMVNKVVPFERLEDETVEWCETILKRSPMAIRMIKRALNAELDGQRGMMEFAGDATLLYYLMAEAQEGKNAFLEKRDPDFSKFQKFPG, encoded by the coding sequence ATGAGAGAATGGACTACTATCAAGGAGTATGAGGATATACTCTTTCAGCAATATGGCGGAATAGCCAAGATAACAATCAACCGGCCTCAGGTGTATAATGCGTTTCGCCCTAAGACCAATGAGGAGATGCTCGACGCGATGGCCATATGCCGCGAACGCGCAGATATCGGAGTGATAGTGCTCACCGGTGCCGGCGACAAGGCATTCTGCTCAGGCGGCGACCAGAAGGTGAAAGGAATCGGTGGGTATATCGACGACAATGGAGTGCCGCGTCTCAATGTGCTTGACCTCCATAAGGCCATACGCAGCATCCCTAAGCCTGTTATCGCTATGGTCAACGGCTATGCCATAGGTGGTGGCCATGTGCTGCATGTGGTGTGCGACCTTACAATCGCCTCGGAAAATGCACGGTTCGGGCAGACCGGCCCGAAGGTGGGCAGTTTCGACGCCGGCTTCGGAGCAAGCTACCTGGCTCGTTGCGTAGGCCAGAAGAAGGCTCGCGAGATATGGTTTCTCTGTCGTCAATACACGGCGAAGGAGGCTGAGGAGATGGGTATGGTCAATAAGGTTGTGCCGTTCGAACGTCTCGAAGATGAAACAGTGGAGTGGTGTGAGACCATACTTAAGCGTAGTCCGATGGCTATACGTATGATTAAGCGTGCTCTTAATGCTGAACTTGACGGACAGCGCGGTATGATGGAATTTGCCGGCGACGCTACATTGCTTTATTATCTTATGGCCGAGGCTCAGGAGGGGAAGAATGCATTCCTTGAGAAACGCGACCCCGATTTCAGCAAGTTTCAGAAATTCCCAGGCTGA
- a CDS encoding o-succinylbenzoate synthase produces the protein MKAEYCRYRLVFHEPAITSRDVMTDKETYFIRISDERRPGIYGIGECALFRGLSADDTPDYEDMLAQVCADISRQGLTAFVPSDSSSIRFGAESALADLRNGGRRLLWPGRWTRGEIAIPINGLIWMGSHDRMLARIDEKIEAGFRCIKLKIGGIRFDEELNLINHIRERYAPEELELRLDANGSFTPSDALCNLRALAPYGIHSIEQPIKAGQTEAMAEICRKSPIPVALDEELIGCRDTKSKIALLDSIKPQYIILKPSLCGGFAASEEWAALACERGIGWWATSALESDIGLNAIAQWCGSMNTKIPQGLGTGRLYVNNIASPLRQIGDGLRYDPEGVWELPEMEWK, from the coding sequence GTGAAAGCTGAATACTGTCGTTACCGGCTCGTGTTTCATGAGCCGGCAATCACATCGCGCGATGTGATGACCGATAAGGAGACTTACTTTATCCGTATTTCCGACGAGCGACGTCCGGGGATATACGGAATCGGTGAATGTGCTCTTTTCCGTGGACTGAGTGCTGACGATACTCCCGATTATGAGGATATGCTGGCACAAGTCTGCGCGGATATCTCCCGGCAGGGTCTTACTGCATTCGTGCCGTCGGACAGCAGTTCCATACGGTTCGGTGCTGAGAGCGCGTTGGCCGACCTGCGCAACGGCGGCCGCAGACTTCTTTGGCCGGGGAGATGGACCCGCGGTGAAATCGCTATCCCTATCAACGGACTTATATGGATGGGAAGCCATGACCGCATGCTGGCGAGAATCGACGAGAAGATTGAAGCGGGATTCAGGTGTATAAAACTGAAAATAGGCGGCATACGATTTGATGAGGAGCTGAATTTGATAAATCATATAAGGGAGCGCTATGCGCCGGAGGAGCTGGAATTGCGTCTCGACGCCAATGGCTCTTTCACGCCTTCGGACGCGTTGTGTAATCTCCGGGCGCTTGCGCCTTATGGCATACACTCGATAGAGCAACCTATAAAGGCCGGACAGACTGAGGCCATGGCTGAGATATGTCGGAAGAGCCCTATTCCCGTAGCGCTTGACGAGGAACTTATCGGATGTCGTGATACCAAATCGAAGATTGCGCTTCTTGACAGCATAAAGCCTCAGTATATAATATTGAAACCGTCGCTCTGCGGTGGCTTTGCGGCATCAGAGGAGTGGGCGGCGCTGGCTTGCGAGCGTGGCATAGGATGGTGGGCTACGTCGGCTCTCGAGAGTGATATCGGTCTTAATGCAATAGCCCAATGGTGTGGCTCGATGAATACTAAGATACCTCAGGGGCTTGGCACCGGACGTCTTTATGTCAATAACATCGCATCTCCATTGCGCCAGATTGGTGACGGACTGCGGTATGACCCGGAGGGCGTTTGGGAGCTGCCTGAGATGGAATGGAAATAA
- a CDS encoding AMP-binding protein, giving the protein MEIMLSIPKIIDPDGLASEFIKEWLSDSPVVYANTSGSTGVPKRIMLSKADMIVSAKATCRHFGIVASSVLHLPLSTDYIAGKMMVVRAFVSGATLIVERPSNRPLDFLPTEIRHVDLTAVVPSQVGGLLSGKYVERLRNVIVGGGALAADIECRLREYPVVSWATYGMTETCSHVALRNITSGQDTYTALPGIMFETDYRGCLAINAPGYSFGRLVTNDVVELVSESEFRWLGRYDNVINSGGIKLHPEEMEKRLEGCVSSPFYIVGRPSERWGEEAVIVMENATDAECVAIMECARKSLDRRSVPKTVINVPRFIYASNGKIKRVLPC; this is encoded by the coding sequence ATGGAAATAATGTTGTCGATTCCCAAAATAATTGATCCTGACGGTCTGGCCTCGGAGTTTATAAAGGAGTGGCTGTCGGACAGTCCTGTCGTTTATGCCAACACTTCAGGCTCGACTGGTGTGCCCAAGCGAATCATGTTGTCGAAGGCAGATATGATTGTGTCAGCTAAAGCCACGTGCCGTCATTTCGGTATAGTGGCATCATCGGTGCTTCATCTTCCGCTTTCTACCGATTATATTGCGGGTAAAATGATGGTGGTAAGGGCTTTTGTGAGTGGTGCGACGCTGATTGTGGAACGTCCGTCAAACCGACCTTTGGACTTTTTACCTACGGAAATCAGGCATGTCGATCTTACGGCTGTCGTGCCGTCGCAGGTAGGCGGATTGCTTTCAGGGAAGTATGTCGAGCGACTGCGTAATGTCATTGTCGGCGGGGGCGCTTTGGCAGCAGATATCGAGTGCAGACTTAGGGAATATCCGGTTGTGAGCTGGGCTACCTATGGCATGACGGAGACATGTAGCCATGTGGCTCTGAGAAATATCACTTCAGGACAGGATACTTATACCGCACTTCCTGGAATAATGTTTGAGACTGACTACAGGGGATGTCTGGCGATAAATGCACCAGGATATTCGTTTGGGCGGCTTGTTACCAATGATGTGGTAGAACTTGTGTCGGAATCGGAGTTCAGATGGCTTGGCAGATATGACAATGTTATAAATTCCGGAGGCATAAAACTCCATCCTGAGGAGATGGAAAAACGTCTCGAAGGGTGCGTATCGTCGCCATTCTATATAGTTGGACGTCCGAGCGAACGGTGGGGTGAAGAGGCCGTTATTGTGATGGAAAATGCTACGGATGCCGAATGTGTGGCGATAATGGAGTGTGCTCGCAAGAGTTTGGACCGGCGTTCCGTTCCTAAGACGGTAATAAACGTGCCGCGCTTTATTTATGCCTCAAATGGCAAAATAAAACGCGTGCTTCCTTGTTGA
- a CDS encoding Crp/Fnr family transcriptional regulator, whose amino-acid sequence MINKSTLERVISEDLSELWSTLSSDDKHLIIDNFTTHTFKKNQIIYAEKEMPEYLWCLLKGKVKLYKDGIGGRQQILRLIRPVQYFGYRAYFADEPYVSTAAAFEPSTLGCLPMSLVQQLIQNNVKLAWFFIKELSRNLGGSDTKIVNLTQKHIRGRLAEALIALRESYGYEDDDATLRIYMAREDLANLSNMTTSNAIRTLSCFVNEKILIVDGRRIKIMNESALRKISKFG is encoded by the coding sequence AAAAGTACATTGGAAAGGGTAATCTCCGAAGATTTGTCAGAGCTCTGGTCGACGTTAAGCAGCGACGACAAGCATCTCATCATTGACAATTTCACTACCCACACTTTCAAAAAAAATCAGATAATCTATGCTGAAAAAGAGATGCCGGAATACCTCTGGTGTCTTCTTAAAGGCAAAGTAAAATTATATAAAGACGGTATCGGAGGCCGTCAACAGATATTACGCCTGATTCGTCCGGTACAATACTTCGGCTATCGTGCATACTTTGCCGATGAACCATACGTCTCGACAGCGGCGGCGTTTGAGCCTTCGACGTTGGGATGTCTGCCCATGTCGCTTGTGCAGCAACTCATACAAAATAATGTAAAGCTCGCATGGTTCTTCATCAAGGAGCTTTCTCGCAACCTCGGCGGCTCCGACACAAAAATCGTAAACCTCACCCAGAAACACATACGCGGTCGTCTGGCCGAAGCTCTCATCGCACTAAGGGAGAGCTACGGATATGAGGACGACGACGCGACACTGCGTATTTACATGGCTCGCGAGGATCTTGCCAATCTATCCAACATGACAACCTCCAATGCCATACGCACACTTTCATGCTTCGTCAACGAAAAGATACTGATAGTCGATGGACGCCGCATAAAAATCATGAACGAATCCGCACTCCGCAAGATAAGCAAATTCGGATAA